From a single Rosa rugosa chromosome 7, drRosRugo1.1, whole genome shotgun sequence genomic region:
- the LOC133719856 gene encoding uncharacterized protein LOC133719856 codes for MSRKGGGGGGGAPASLPKDVPWRASNSRPVPKIHHSPILRVPQNPTTNYAISVMKHPNPVGNGLARDAIVEAAGPDCIVPGQVTPVKLLGLKVWPIEVDLQFLEPIGRELKSIGKFMDDAVTLMNKSFIDR; via the exons ATGTCCCgcaaaggaggaggaggaggaggaggagctccGGCTTCACTGCCAAAGGACGTACCTTGGAGGGCCTCAAACTCCAGACCCGTCCCCAAAATCCACCACTCCCCTATTCTTCGTGTGCCCCAAAACCCCACTACCAATTATGCAATCTCCGTCATGAAg CACCCCAATCCGGTAGGAAATGGGTTGGCCAGGGACGCCATTGTGGAAGCCGCAGGACCCGATTGCATTGTTCCGGGTCAAGTCACACCCGTCAAATTACTTGGTctcaag GTATGGCCTATTGAAGTTGACCTACAATTTTTGGAACCCATTGGACGTGAGCTTAAGTCTATTGGAAAG TTCATGGATGATGCTGTCACTCTCATGAATAAATCATTTATAGATCGCTAG
- the LOC133719855 gene encoding transcription factor MYB27 — MAYEAAAVEGEKLRKGPWLEEEDERLTMYVRLKGDRRWDALAKESGLRRSGRSCRLRWLNYLRPNLKHGHISVEEEKIILQLHELWGNKWSKIARVLPGRTDNEIKNYWRTHLVKKAQIQDGDAASAGNLQCTSKRAQQGLFFQDCDDMSAEKKYNFDQDQDSVENLWGAKETYSDDLCLSDFALPSSPYETWLSDWISELSSEQSGITWIPHHDSDAWDCSSSLWDMN, encoded by the exons ATGGCTTATGAAGCAGCAGCTGTGGAAGGTGAAAAACTGCGCAAAGGTCCATGGctagaagaggaagatgaacgACTCACCATGTATGTAAGACTTAAGGGGGATCGGAGGTGGGATGCATTAGCCAAGGAATCAG GTTTAAGGAGAAGTGGTAGGAGTTGCAGGTTGCGGTGGTTGAACTATCTCCGCCCCAATCTTAAGCATGGTCACATATCTGTCGAAGAAGAGAAAATTATCCTTCAACTTCATGAACTTTGGGGTAACAA GTGGTCAAAGATTGCAAGAGTGTTGCCAGGAAGAACTGATAATGAGATCAAGAACTACTGGAGGACACATTTAGTGAAGAAAGCACAAATTCAAGATGGTGATGCTGCATCTGCTGGAAACTTGCAATGTACATCGAAAAGGGCCCAACAGGGTCTTTTCTTTCAGGATTGTGATGATATGAGTgctgaaaaaaaatataactttgatcAAGATCAGGACTCAGTTGAGAATTTATGGGGAGCTAAGGAAACTTACTCTGATGATCTCTGTTTATCGGACTTTGCCTTGCCAAGCTCTCCATATGAAACATGGTTATCAGATTGGATATCTGAATTATCGAGTGAACAAAGTGGTATAACATGGATTCCACATCATGATAGTGATGCATGGGATTGTTCAAGTTCCCTCTGGGACATGAACTAA
- the LOC133719854 gene encoding serine/threonine protein phosphatase 2A 57 kDa regulatory subunit B' beta isoform: MFKKIIKGNKKTPKSDAHDPSSYGHGARNSGAVSANVVVNHASRAGPAASGPNSGGPNQVLPPSGTIEPLPLFRDVPVSERQTLFLRKLQVCCFHFDFTDTLKSPREKEIKRQTLLELVDFIQSGSGKITETCQEEMIRMVSVNIFRCLPPASHENTGQENADPEEEELYLEPSWPHLQLVYELLLRYIVSSDTDTKVAKKYIDHSFVLKLLDLFDSEDPREREYLKNILHRIYGKFMVHRPFIRKAINNIFYRFIYETERHSGVAELLEILGSIINGFALPMKEEHKLFLVRALIPLHKPKPIAVYHQQLSYCITQFVEKDYKLADTVIRGLLKYWPVTNCQKEVLFLGELEEVLEATQAAEFQRCMVPLFRQIARCLNSSHFQVAERALFLWNNEHIVSLIAQNRNVILPIIFEALENNISTHWNQAVHGLTVNVRKMFLEMDADLFEECQRQLAEREARAREVEEQREMTWKKLADAAGEDMITV; the protein is encoded by the exons ATGTTCAAGAAAATCATCAAGGGAAACAAAAAGACCCCCAAGTCTGATGCTCATGATCCTTCTTCCTACGGCCATGGGGCCCGCAATTCCGGCGCGGTTTCGGCGAATGTCGTCGTGAACCACGCTTCCCGGGCCGGCCCGGCCGCTTCCGGGCCCAATTCCGGCGGGCCCAATCAGGTCCTGCCGCCTTCCGGCACCATCGAGCCTCTCCCGTTGTTTAGGGACGTTCCGGTTTCGGAGCGGCAGACCTTGTTCCTCAGGAAATTGCAGGTCTGCTGCTTCCATTTCGATTTTACGGACACGCTCAAGTCGCCTAGGGAGAAGGAGATTAAGCGGCAGACACTGTTGGAATTGGTTGATTTTATACAATCCGGTTCGGGGAAGATCACCGAGACTTGCCAGGAGGAAATGATAAGGATGGTTTCGGTTAATATATTCCGGTGCTTGCCCCCGGCGTCGCACGAGAACACGGGCCAGGAGAATGCGGATCCCGAGGAGGAGGAGCTGTATTTGGAGCCGTCCTGGCCGCATTTGCAGTTGGTTTATGAGCTGCTGCTTAGATACATTGTGTCGTCTGATACTGATACCAAGGTGGCCAAGAAGTACATTGATCACTCGTTTGTGTTGAAGCTACTGGATTTGTTTGATTCGGAGGATCCGCGTGAGCGGGAGTACTTGAAAAACATTCTTCACCGCATATATGGGAAGTTCATGGTGCACCGCCCCTTCATCAGGAAAGCTATTAATAACATATTCTATCGGTTTATCTATGAGACAGAGAGGCACAGTGGGGTCGCTGAGCTTTTAGAGATTCTTGGGAGTATAATTAATGGGTTTGCACTTCCAATGAAAGAGGAGCATAAGCTGTTTCTTGTTCGAGCACTTATTCCGCTGCATAAGCCTAAGCCGATTGCAGTGTATCACCAGCAGCTCTCCTACTGCATAACTCAGTTTGTTGAAAAGGATTACAAGCTAGCAGATACTGTTATACGGGGTTTGTTGAAATACTGGCCTGTGACCAATTGTCAGAAGGAAGTTCTTTTCCTTGGAGAACTTGAAGAAGTTCTGGAGGCAACACAAGCTGCAGAATTTCAGCGATGCATGGTTCCTCTTTTCAGGCAGATTGCCCGTTGCCTCAACAGCTCTCATTTTCAG GTTGCAGAACGAGCACTCTTTTTGTGGAACAATGAGCACATTGTGAGTTTAATTGCTCAAAACCGGAATGTTATATTACCAATTATCTTTGAGGCATTGGAGAACAATATTTCAACTCACTGGAACCAAGCAGTTCATGGGCTGACTGTCAATGTTCGGAAAATGTTCTTGGAAATGGATGCCGATCTGTTTGAAGAGTGCCAAAGGCAGCttgcagagagagaggcaaGGGCCAGAGAGGTGGAAGAACAGCGGGAGATGACATGGAAAAAACTGGCAGATGCAGCCGGTGAGGATATGATTACAGTCTAA